The following are encoded together in the Hoplias malabaricus isolate fHopMal1 chromosome 3, fHopMal1.hap1, whole genome shotgun sequence genome:
- the LOC136691732 gene encoding urotensin-2 receptor, translating to MNVSGKSGGGNSAGASSSDELLITSTFGTLLSLVYVVGVSGNVYTLAVMCHSIRFATSMYVSIMNLAFADLLYLSTIPFVVCTYFLKDWYFGDVGCRILLSLDLLTMHASIFTLTVMCTERYLAVTKPLDTVKRSKSYRKAMALGVWLLSLLLTLPMVIMVNQTTKRASDGALKRLCAPTWAPEAYKIYLTVLFCTSIMGPGLVIGYLYARLARTYLESQRTSAVNKGNKRSPKQKVLIMIFTIVLVFWACFLPFWIWQLLPLYHPQPLRLASHTHTCINYLVACLTYSNSCINPFLYTLLTKNYREYLKNRHKSFYRYTSSFRKRPPSLHSWGKSGSSSNQFEFNSETLVMAQLKVQ from the coding sequence ATGAACGTGAGCGGTAAGTCCGGCGGCGGGAACAGCGCTGGAGCCTCCAGCTCCGACGAACTGCTCATCACGTCCACTTTCGGCACGCTCCTGTCACTCGTCTACGTAGTCGGCGTGTCCGGTAATGTGTACACACTCGCGGTGATGTGCCACTCCATTCGTTTTGCCACCTCCATGTACGTGTCCATCATGAACCTGGCGTTCGCGGACTTGCTCTACTTGTCCACCATCCCGTTCGTGGTGTGCACCTACTTTCTGAAGGACTGGTACTTCGGGGACGTGGGTTGCCGCATCCTCTTAAGTCTGGACTTGCTGACCATGCACGCCAGCATCTTCACGTTGACTGTGATGTGCACTGAACGCTACCTGGCTGTCACAAAGCCTCTGGACACAGTCAAGCGCTCCAAAAGCTACCGCAAGGCCATGGCATTGGGCGTGTGGCTCTTGTCCCTTCTCCTGACCCTGCCCATGGTCATCATGGTCAACCAAACCACCAAACGGGCATCAGATGGGGCTCTGAAGCGGCTCTGTGCTCCAACCTGGGCACCGGAAGCCTACAAGATCTACCTTACCGTCCTCTTCTGCACCAGCATCATGGGCCCAGGGCTGGTCATAGGCTACCTGTATGCTCGACTGGCCAGGACCTACTTGGAATCTCAGCGGACGTCAGCGGTCAACAAGGGCAACAAGCGCTCGCCCAAGCAGAAGGTCCTAATCATGATCTTCACCATTGTGCTGGTGTTCTGGGCTTGTTTCCTGCCATTCTGGATCTGGCAGCTCTTGCCCCTGTACCACCCCCAGCCCCTCAGACTggcctcccacacacacacctgcatcaACTACCTGGTGGCTTGTCTGACCTACAGCAACAGCTGCATCAACCCATTCTTGTACACTCTCCTGACCAAGAACTATAGGGAGTACCTCAAGAACCGCCACAAGAGCTTCTACCGCTACACGTCATCCTTCAGGAAGCGTCCCCCAAGCCTGCACTCGTGGGGGAAGTCAGGGTCCTCCAGCAACCAGTTTGAGTTCAACTCTGAGACACTGGTCATGGCACAGCTGAAGGTGCAGTGA